The proteins below come from a single Geitlerinema sp. PCC 9228 genomic window:
- a CDS encoding DUF309 domain-containing protein → MNSESSLPAAFWQGVAEFNQGEYYACHDTLEELWMEATEPNKTFYQGILQLSVSLYHLHNENLRGAAILLGESIKRLQNYEPNYEGVEVDRLLEESAEMLSFLQHTDPETIFQHPENWQLPRIATQ, encoded by the coding sequence ATGAACAGCGAATCTTCCCTTCCCGCCGCCTTTTGGCAAGGTGTCGCAGAATTCAACCAAGGAGAATATTACGCTTGCCACGATACCCTAGAAGAATTGTGGATGGAAGCAACCGAACCCAACAAAACGTTTTACCAGGGGATTTTGCAACTTTCAGTTTCTTTGTATCACTTACACAATGAAAATTTACGCGGTGCCGCCATTTTGTTAGGAGAAAGTATCAAACGCCTGCAAAATTACGAACCCAACTACGAAGGCGTGGAGGTGGATCGCCTGTTGGAGGAGAGCGCGGAAATGTTATCTTTTTTGCAGCACACCGATCCAGAAACAATTTTTCAACATCCCGAAAATTGGCAACTGCCTCGGATTGCCACGCAATAA
- a CDS encoding PspA/IM30 family protein: MELLARIMRLIRANINSLIGRAEDPEKILEQAVADMQEELVQMRQAVAQAIATQKRTERQASQAESNASEWQRRAQLALNKGDESLAREALVRKKSYQETATGLRNQLNHQNQVVEDLKKKLRTLENKISEAKTKKDMYIARARSAKASEQLNQMLNRNQTGSALEAFERMEEQVMELEARSEAIEEMGGDQLEKQFSALESSDVDDELAAMKAQMSGNSPQQLSGSSQGSDDKDIEAELKQMRTSSEEKEKEG, translated from the coding sequence ATGGAATTGCTCGCACGGATTATGCGGCTTATCCGCGCCAATATTAACAGTTTGATTGGCAGGGCAGAAGACCCGGAGAAAATTTTGGAACAGGCGGTGGCGGATATGCAAGAGGAGTTGGTGCAAATGCGCCAAGCGGTTGCCCAAGCGATCGCGACGCAAAAACGCACCGAACGCCAAGCTTCCCAGGCAGAATCCAACGCCTCGGAATGGCAGCGTCGCGCCCAACTAGCTTTGAACAAGGGAGATGAAAGTTTGGCGCGGGAAGCCCTGGTACGGAAAAAATCCTATCAGGAAACAGCTACCGGTTTGCGCAACCAACTCAACCACCAAAACCAAGTGGTGGAAGACTTAAAGAAAAAACTACGGACCCTGGAAAATAAAATTTCCGAAGCCAAAACCAAAAAAGATATGTATATTGCCCGCGCTCGTTCTGCAAAAGCCTCCGAACAGCTCAATCAAATGCTCAATCGCAATCAAACCGGCAGTGCTTTGGAAGCGTTCGAGCGTATGGAAGAGCAAGTTATGGAGTTGGAAGCGCGTTCGGAAGCCATTGAGGAAATGGGCGGCGACCAGCTCGAAAAACAGTTCTCCGCGCTAGAATCGAGCGATGTGGATGACGAACTGGCAGCCATGAAAGCCCAAATGAGCGGTAATTCCCCACAGCAGCTTTCGGGAAGTTCCCAGGGCAGCGACGACAAAGATATCGAAGCCGAGTTGAAACAAATGCGGACTTCGTCCGAGGAAAAAGAAAAGGAAGGCTAG
- a CDS encoding PspA/IM30 family protein: protein MGLFDRISRVVRSNLNDMVSKAEDPEKILEQSINDMQEDLVQMRQAVAKAIAAQKRTEQQYNQNQSQANQWQQRAQLAVQKGDEDLARQALTRKKGFADTAAQMKQQLDQQNQQVQQLKRQLTQLESKISEAKTKKDMLKSRATAAKANEQLSQATSSMNSGSAMAAFERMEEKVMEQEARSQASAELGQADLEQQFSQLESGSDVDDELSMMKAQMTGSQSAGELPEGEEQQSSQQQSQQKSKPDDSVVDSELEELRRQLDNQ from the coding sequence ATGGGATTATTCGATCGCATCAGCCGCGTGGTTCGCTCTAACCTCAACGACATGGTGAGCAAAGCCGAGGATCCGGAAAAGATCCTCGAACAGTCCATTAACGACATGCAGGAAGACCTGGTGCAAATGCGCCAGGCCGTTGCCAAAGCGATCGCGGCGCAAAAGCGTACCGAACAACAGTACAATCAAAACCAATCTCAAGCCAACCAATGGCAACAACGGGCACAATTGGCTGTCCAAAAAGGGGATGAAGACCTAGCCAGGCAAGCGCTAACCCGCAAGAAAGGTTTTGCTGATACGGCCGCGCAAATGAAACAGCAGCTCGACCAGCAAAACCAGCAGGTACAGCAGCTCAAACGCCAGCTGACCCAACTGGAAAGCAAAATCTCCGAAGCCAAAACCAAGAAAGACATGCTGAAGTCGCGCGCTACCGCGGCCAAAGCCAACGAACAGCTCTCGCAAGCTACCAGTTCCATGAATTCCGGCAGCGCCATGGCAGCTTTCGAGCGCATGGAAGAGAAAGTCATGGAACAGGAAGCTCGTTCCCAAGCCAGCGCCGAACTGGGTCAAGCCGACCTAGAACAACAGTTTTCGCAGCTGGAGTCCGGTAGCGACGTTGATGACGAGCTGTCGATGATGAAAGCCCAAATGACGGGCAGCCAATCCGCTGGCGAACTTCCTGAAGGTGAAGAACAACAAAGCTCCCAGCAGCAATCCCAGCAAAAATCCAAACCAGACGATAGCGTCGTAGATTCCGAACTGGAAGAACTACGCCGCCAACTAGATAACCAATAA